The following are encoded in a window of Armatimonas rosea genomic DNA:
- a CDS encoding phosphotransferase, whose translation MVRAEAIAREFFGQAATRIEALPGLGSVNDIFVAQFPKKRIVVRLPKPEDRAGAEASYTKELWCLEEATRLGIPSPLVLQFGIHDGWPYQILSYIEGVNGAQSTLAPHLLWHTLGGYARRFHTCSLAGFGESADIFSFVPPPPSNIPPSVAVFCPTPAQRGWQRFVRYNLDSLTANDALLGLGVYASHQRDFIVARFTALQSQPVALGLCHGDLSPRNTVLTPEGTLVLLDWGCAEAHVVPHYDLLNVPDEFLGTFLDGYGWPIETRAALLAQVQDLALLKAFDLVRWAIDRCPRRIEELAMKARARAQSVA comes from the coding sequence ATGGTTCGCGCGGAAGCCATCGCCCGAGAGTTTTTCGGCCAAGCCGCCACACGTATCGAAGCGCTACCGGGCCTTGGAAGCGTCAACGATATTTTCGTGGCCCAGTTCCCCAAAAAACGGATCGTCGTGCGCCTGCCTAAGCCTGAGGACAGAGCGGGCGCGGAGGCATCCTACACCAAAGAGCTCTGGTGTTTGGAGGAGGCCACCCGCCTCGGGATTCCCAGCCCACTCGTGCTCCAGTTCGGCATCCACGACGGCTGGCCCTACCAGATTTTAAGCTATATCGAGGGAGTGAATGGGGCGCAGAGCACGCTTGCGCCCCACCTTCTCTGGCACACTCTGGGCGGCTACGCCCGACGCTTTCACACCTGCTCCCTCGCGGGATTTGGCGAGTCGGCGGATATCTTCTCCTTCGTTCCTCCACCCCCTTCCAACATTCCCCCAAGCGTGGCGGTCTTTTGCCCAACACCGGCACAGCGCGGGTGGCAGCGTTTTGTGCGCTACAACCTTGATAGCCTCACCGCAAACGATGCCCTGCTTGGGCTAGGGGTCTACGCCTCCCACCAGCGCGACTTCATCGTGGCGCGCTTCACCGCGCTCCAGAGCCAGCCTGTCGCGCTGGGGCTGTGTCATGGAGACCTATCGCCGCGCAACACGGTCCTTACCCCAGAGGGCACGCTGGTACTCCTCGACTGGGGCTGTGCTGAGGCGCATGTCGTCCCCCACTACGACCTGCTGAATGTGCCCGACGAGTTCCTTGGGACGTTTCTCGATGGCTACGGCTGGCCGATTGAGACGCGGGCGGCGCTCCTTGCTCAGGTGCAAGATCTGGCGCTTCTCAAGGCGTTTGATCTCGTGCGCTGGGCAATCGACCGCTGCCCCCGCCGCATCGAGGAGCTCGCGATGAAAGCCCGCGCACGAGCGCAAAGTGTGGCATAA
- a CDS encoding sugar phosphate isomerase/epimerase family protein, whose amino-acid sequence MKISIAGYSVHGLLSEGKIDIFGYLESCRYRFGLDTADIWNGLLPSLDSALIRKVRQGLDERELTLVNYHADGCHVWEDSPEARAKNRELAFEHLRVAATLGAKTVRIDTGGKLEHMSPEQLEIVSDQFREYCVFGQEHGFSVGPETHWGISLIADNMEAIAKTVAHPAYGILLHIGHWELGDPDEGDRRLAPYAVHTHVDARVTHTCLAEKMALLLDAGYTGCWGVEHHSKQNEYAEIAVQLAMVRRVLSRLLWERQAAEGLAAAKAKDGNPLLTAEQEGRA is encoded by the coding sequence ATGAAGATCTCTATCGCAGGTTACAGTGTCCACGGGCTCCTCTCCGAGGGCAAGATCGATATCTTTGGCTACCTGGAGAGCTGCCGCTACCGCTTCGGCCTCGACACCGCCGATATCTGGAACGGCTTGCTTCCCTCGCTGGACAGCGCGCTGATCCGCAAGGTGCGCCAGGGGCTTGACGAGCGCGAGCTGACCCTGGTCAACTACCACGCCGATGGCTGCCATGTCTGGGAAGATAGCCCTGAAGCGCGCGCCAAGAACCGCGAGCTGGCCTTTGAGCACCTAAGAGTCGCCGCGACCCTCGGGGCAAAGACCGTGCGGATCGACACCGGCGGCAAGCTAGAGCACATGAGCCCCGAGCAGCTGGAGATTGTCTCCGACCAGTTCCGTGAGTACTGTGTCTTTGGGCAGGAGCATGGCTTCTCGGTCGGCCCCGAGACCCACTGGGGCATCTCGCTGATCGCCGACAACATGGAAGCGATCGCCAAGACAGTCGCGCACCCGGCCTACGGGATCCTGCTGCACATCGGGCACTGGGAGCTGGGCGACCCCGACGAAGGCGACCGGCGGCTCGCGCCCTACGCGGTGCACACCCATGTCGATGCCCGGGTCACCCACACCTGCCTGGCCGAGAAGATGGCACTCCTCCTGGATGCGGGCTACACGGGCTGCTGGGGGGTTGAGCACCACTCCAAGCAAAACGAGTACGCCGAGATCGCCGTGCAGCTCGCGATGGTGCGCCGGGTCCTCTCCCGCCTGCTCTGGGAGCGCCAGGCCGCCGAGGGGCTCGCCGCGGCCAAGGCCAAAGACGGTAACCCGCTCCTGACCGCGGAGCAAGAGGGGCGCGCCTAG
- a CDS encoding GDSL-type esterase/lipase family protein, with protein MQANPKQWEKEIAAFEAADRKRFPRPGGIVFVGSSTIRIWKSLEKDFPGYNTLNRGFGGSQLPDSTHFAPRILLPYQPRQIVLFAGTNDINAKRTPRQVAQDFSDFVVTVRQLLPRTRLSFIELTSSPSRWAQRDAVVETNRIIQRLCQRNGVDFIPVREKLFGPTGEPRPELFITDKLHLNADGYKILAEAVRPFLSR; from the coding sequence ATGCAAGCAAACCCGAAACAGTGGGAGAAAGAGATCGCGGCCTTCGAGGCAGCGGACCGCAAGCGCTTCCCACGCCCCGGCGGCATTGTCTTTGTCGGAAGCTCGACCATCCGTATCTGGAAGAGCCTTGAGAAGGACTTCCCCGGCTACAACACGCTCAACCGGGGCTTTGGCGGCTCCCAGCTCCCAGACTCGACCCACTTTGCCCCGCGCATCCTGCTCCCCTACCAGCCGCGCCAGATCGTGCTCTTTGCGGGAACCAACGACATCAATGCCAAGCGGACGCCCCGGCAGGTGGCCCAAGACTTCAGCGACTTCGTGGTCACCGTCCGCCAGCTTCTGCCCCGCACCCGGCTCTCGTTTATCGAGCTGACGAGCAGCCCCAGCCGCTGGGCCCAGCGCGATGCCGTCGTGGAGACCAATCGGATTATCCAGCGCCTCTGCCAGCGCAACGGGGTGGACTTTATCCCCGTGCGCGAGAAGCTCTTTGGCCCCACAGGAGAGCCGCGCCCCGAGCTCTTTATCACCGACAAGCTCCACCTCAACGCCGATGGCTACAAGATCCTCGCCGAGGCGGTGCGGCCGTTTCTGAGCCGCTAA
- a CDS encoding aspartyl protease family protein, with product MTELEPATFPFVNANPHLPGSSLVPLLPFFLSYQSQQLATAGMLDTGASINVLPYSLGLELGLSWEDQHHTITLAGNLAQIPARGVVLSATVASFPPVRLAFAWAQTDHVRVLLGQVNFFQEFNVCFFRSQSMFEVMPATR from the coding sequence GTGACAGAGTTGGAGCCTGCCACATTCCCGTTCGTGAATGCGAATCCCCATCTTCCTGGCTCTAGCCTCGTTCCCCTGCTTCCCTTCTTCCTCTCGTATCAGAGCCAGCAACTTGCAACAGCGGGCATGTTGGATACAGGTGCTTCTATCAATGTTCTTCCCTATAGTTTAGGACTGGAGCTAGGTTTAAGCTGGGAAGACCAGCACCACACCATCACACTTGCAGGAAATCTCGCACAGATTCCTGCCCGTGGTGTCGTACTTTCGGCAACCGTCGCCTCGTTTCCACCGGTTCGACTTGCTTTTGCGTGGGCACAAACCGACCACGTCCGAGTACTTCTAGGCCAAGTTAACTTCTTCCAGGAATTCAACGTCTGCTTCTTCCGTTCTCAGTCCATGTTTGAAGTGATGCCAGCCACGAGGTGA